One Bdellovibrio bacteriovorus str. Tiberius DNA segment encodes these proteins:
- a CDS encoding hemerythrin domain-containing protein, producing the protein MPGNNVQQQRSETKSMANADIVNLILEDHRPLKKLITILKNTDKDSSEREEAFAEFAPLLVTHAKPEEQVLYTYMKNNEELREEGFEGDVEHQLADQLLEEIMRTDDEDLWSARVKVLAELVEHHIEEEESELLPDFKKNSEPAERLAMGQQFLMLKTKLLEQGGTDAAHESDLDKPKH; encoded by the coding sequence ATGCCTGGAAACAACGTGCAACAACAAAGATCTGAAACCAAAAGCATGGCTAATGCTGATATCGTGAACCTTATTCTGGAAGATCATCGTCCCTTGAAAAAACTGATCACAATTTTGAAGAACACCGATAAGGATTCTTCCGAACGGGAAGAGGCTTTTGCCGAATTTGCACCGTTGCTGGTGACTCATGCCAAACCTGAAGAACAGGTTCTTTACACCTATATGAAAAACAACGAAGAACTGCGTGAAGAAGGATTTGAGGGTGACGTCGAACATCAGCTCGCAGATCAGTTGCTGGAAGAGATCATGCGCACGGATGATGAGGACCTTTGGTCGGCGCGTGTGAAAGTCCTGGCTGAGTTGGTCGAGCACCACATCGAAGAGGAAGAATCCGAGCTGCTGCCGGACTTTAAAAAGAATTCCGAGCCCGCGGAGCGATTGGCCATGGGTCAGCAGTTTTTGATGCTTAAAACCAAGTTGCTCGAACAAGGCGGGACGGATGCTGCGCACGAGTCAGACTTGGACAAGCCAAAACACTGA
- a CDS encoding zinc-dependent alcohol dehydrogenase: protein MRALTWEGKHSVKVRDVRNPQILRPDDIIIKITTAAICGSDLHLYNGYIPTMKKGDILGHENMGEIVEIGPAIKRLKVGDKVVVAFDIGCGKCHHCEHEEYSACDNSNPNAHLADAAYGTSGAGLYGYSHMYGGYAGGQAEYLRVPYAETNVIVIPPGIDDEKVLFLSDILPTGWMAAENANIKRGDTVAVWGAGPVGQLAIRSAFLLGAERVIAIDHFDSRLQLAAQAGAECINFDETGDGILDELRYLTGGVGPDSCIDAVGLEAHGQTVTAMIDRAKTSVMLATDRPDALRQAIQACRKAGTVSIPGVYGGMLDKIPFGAAFGKGLKFNMGQTHTQKYMKPLLELILAGRMDPAEIISHRIDITEGPEAYKNFNDKKDEYRKVVIKMH from the coding sequence ATGAGAGCATTGACCTGGGAAGGCAAACATAGTGTTAAAGTGAGGGACGTGCGAAACCCGCAGATTCTGCGTCCCGATGACATTATTATCAAAATTACCACGGCCGCTATCTGTGGTTCAGATCTGCATTTATATAATGGCTATATTCCGACTATGAAGAAGGGCGATATTCTGGGCCATGAAAACATGGGCGAAATTGTGGAAATCGGCCCGGCCATCAAAAGATTGAAGGTCGGCGATAAAGTGGTCGTGGCTTTTGATATTGGCTGCGGGAAATGCCATCACTGTGAACATGAAGAATATTCCGCCTGCGACAATTCAAATCCCAATGCGCATTTGGCGGATGCGGCCTATGGCACCAGCGGCGCGGGATTGTATGGATATTCTCATATGTATGGGGGCTATGCTGGGGGCCAGGCTGAATACCTGCGCGTGCCTTATGCTGAAACAAACGTCATCGTCATTCCTCCGGGCATTGATGATGAAAAGGTTCTGTTTCTAAGTGACATTCTTCCGACTGGATGGATGGCGGCAGAAAATGCCAATATCAAACGTGGTGACACCGTTGCTGTCTGGGGCGCCGGCCCGGTGGGGCAGCTGGCTATTCGCAGTGCTTTTTTGCTGGGTGCTGAACGGGTCATTGCCATCGACCACTTTGACAGCCGGTTGCAGCTGGCAGCGCAAGCTGGGGCAGAGTGCATTAACTTTGATGAAACTGGTGATGGGATACTGGATGAACTCCGTTATCTGACCGGTGGAGTGGGGCCGGACTCCTGCATCGATGCGGTGGGGCTTGAGGCCCATGGTCAGACCGTAACGGCGATGATCGACCGGGCCAAGACATCAGTGATGCTTGCCACCGACAGGCCCGATGCTCTTCGCCAGGCTATACAGGCCTGCCGTAAGGCGGGCACGGTTTCCATTCCCGGTGTGTACGGAGGAATGCTGGACAAAATTCCTTTTGGCGCAGCCTTCGGAAAAGGCTTGAAGTTTAACATGGGTCAGACGCACACCCAAAAGTATATGAAGCCTTTGCTGGAGCTGATTCTGGCAGGCCGGATGGATCCTGCCGAAATCATCAGTCATCGGATTGATATTACAGAGGGACCGGAGGCTTACAAGAATTTCAACGACAAAAAAGACGAGTACCGCAAAGTCGTAATTAAAATGCACTAA
- a CDS encoding SRPBCC family protein, translating into MEKEFEKSVPVRSKKAELRLFEKYFPEDGLGHRPFSLTINKKNPAEVYALLRNLENLPSFFEHLGRVQINGPNQADWYFNEAGIDQPVRVPMQLEDDEGAFTLIWKTETSAGFDYQVGIFLENASASRGTMVRMLVAYDNLAGEVGGKIERLFGKDAMMTSKKNLYRLKAFIETGHVPTTQGQPSGRDEDESDNWIH; encoded by the coding sequence ATGGAAAAGGAATTTGAAAAAAGTGTCCCAGTAAGGTCCAAGAAAGCGGAGCTTCGCCTTTTTGAAAAATACTTTCCCGAAGATGGTCTGGGACACCGGCCTTTTTCTTTGACCATCAACAAAAAGAATCCTGCAGAAGTTTATGCACTTTTAAGAAACCTGGAAAATTTGCCATCGTTTTTTGAACATCTGGGGCGGGTTCAGATTAATGGCCCCAATCAAGCTGATTGGTATTTTAATGAGGCAGGAATTGATCAGCCCGTGCGAGTGCCTATGCAGCTTGAAGACGATGAAGGTGCCTTCACCTTGATTTGGAAAACCGAAACATCTGCCGGATTTGACTATCAGGTGGGAATATTTTTAGAAAATGCCTCTGCCAGCAGGGGAACCATGGTCCGGATGCTTGTTGCCTATGACAATTTGGCGGGCGAAGTCGGAGGCAAAATCGAAAGGCTTTTTGGCAAAGACGCCATGATGACCTCAAAGAAGAATCTTTACCGCCTGAAGGCATTTATTGAAACCGGGCATGTGCCCACCACTCAGGGGCAACCCAGTGGACGGGACGAGGATGAAAGCGACAACTGGATACATTAG